In the genome of Streptomyces sp. P3, the window CTGTTGCTCTCCTTCACCCGGACCGCCGCCTTCGTCGCCGCGTTCGCGCTGGGGCTGGCCACCCAGGGTGCGAAGATCGCCACCGACACCGTCGTCCAGTTCTCCGTGGAGGACGACTTCCGCGGCCGGATCTTCTCTCTCTACGACGTTCTGTTCAACGTCGCGTTCGTCGGCGCCGCCGCTGTCTCCGCCCTGATGCTGCCGCCTGACGGCCGTTCCGCTGCGCTGGTGGTCACGATCGCCGTTATCTACGGAGCAAATGCTTGCGCTATAGCCCGCTTTGTACGTAGCCGCGTGTCACATCAATGACACAGACTCCCCCTCGGCTACGGCGTTGTCAGTGGGGCCCGGTAACTTACGTGCGTCTTACTTCGCGAATGTTTTCGCGCCACACCTAAGTTTCTAGGGGGACCCCCAAGTGTCGACTCCGCCGCCCCAGGGCCAGAACCCGTTTGCGCAGCAGGGCCAGCAGCCCTACGGCCAGCCCGAGGGCCAGGCGCCCTACCCGCCGCAGGGCCCCGCACCGCAGGCACCTGTCCCGCCGGCGGCCCCGGGCAGGCGCGTCAGCAAGAAGGTGCTGCGCATCGTCGGCTTCATAGTCATCGCGATAATCATCGCCGTGGTCAAGTGGCAGATGGGTAAGACCGACGCCGAGACCACGTCTGTCGGCAGCTGCATGCACAACAAGGGCAGCCAGTCGAGCCCCGACCTGAAGACGGTCGACTGTTCCTCCGGCGACGCCCAGTACAAGGTCGTCGGCAAGTTCGACGACACGAGCGACGAGAAGAAGTGTGCCACCGCCAAGGAAGCCGAGATCGCGTACACCCAGTCGGGCGACAACCACGACGTCGTCCTCTGCCTGAAGACGATCAAGTAGGCAATGGCAAGCGATGTTTCACGTGAAACGTCGCTCTGAACATGCGAGTGCGCCGCGCCGGCCATGCCCGGTGCGGCGCACTCGCATGTTCAGCAGTCGCGGCGGCTGGGATGGCGGGCATGTTTCACGTGAAACATGCCCGCCATCCCAGTCTCAGCCCTGCTCGGCCCACCACTGCTTGAGGGCGGTCACCGCGGCGTCGTGCTCCATCGGCCCGTGTTCCAGGCGCAGTTCCAGCAGATGCTTGTACGCGTTACCGATGGCGGGGCCCGGACCGATGCCCAGGATCTCCATGATCTGGTTGCCGTCGAGGTCGGGACGGATCGCGTCCAGCTGCTCCTTCTCCTTCAGCTGGGCGATGCGCTCCTCCAGTCCGTCGTACGCCCGCGAGAGCGACGCCGCCTTGCGCTTGTTCCGCGTAGTGCAGTCCGAGCGGGTCAGCTTGTGGAGGCGCTCCAGAAGCGGTCCGGCGTCCCGGACATAGCGACGCACTGCGGAGTCCGTCCACTCGCCCATGCCGTAACCGTGGAAGCGCAGGTGGAGCTCGACCAGCCGTGAGACGTCCTTCACCAGCTCGTTGGAGTACTTCAGGGCCGTCATCCGCTTCTTGGTCATCTTCGCTCCGACCACCTCGTGGTGGTGGAACGAGACGCGGCCGTCCTTCTCGAAGCGCCGGGTGCGCGGCTTGCCGATGTCATGCAGCAGCGCCGCGAGCCGCAGTACGAGGTCGGGGCCCTCCTCCTCCAGGTCCATCGCCTGCTCGAGGACGATCAACGTGTGCTCGTAGACGTCCTTGTGCCGGTGGTGCTCGTCGCTCTCCAGCCGCAGGGCGGGCAGCTCGGGCAGTACATGGTCGGCGATACCGGTGTCGGCCAGCAGGGCCAGCCCCTTGCGCGGGCGCGTGGAGAGGATCAGCTTGTTCAACTCGTCCCGTACCCGCTCGGCGGAGACGATCTCGATGCGGCCGGCCATCTCCGTCATCGCCGTGACGACGTCGGGAGCGACCTCGAAATCGAGCTGGGCGGCGAAACGGGCGGCACGCATCATGCGCAGCGGGTCGTCCGAGAAGGACTCCTCCGGCGTGCCCGGAGTACGCAGAACCCGCGCCGCGAGGTCGTCGAGACCTCCGTGCGGGTCGATGAACACCTTCTCGGGCAGTGCCACGGCCATGGCGTTCACCGTGAAGTCGCGCCGGACGAGGTCCTGTTCGATGGAGTCGCCATAGGACACCTCGGGCTTGCGCGAGGTGCGGTCGTACGCCTCCGAGCGGTAGGTGGTGACCTCGATCTGGAAGCATCGGTCGACGCCTTCGACGCGGGCCTCCTTCTGGACCCCCACGGTGCCGAAGGCGATCCCGACCTCCCAAACGGAGTCCGCCCAGGGCCGCACGATCTTCAGGACGTCCTCGGGCCGGGCGTCGGTCGTGAAGTCCAGGTCGTTGCCGAGCCGGCCGAGCAGAGCGTCCCGGACCGAGCCGCCGACCAGGGCGAGGGAGAACCCGGCCTCCTGGAAACGGCGGGCGAGGTCGTCGGCGACGGGGGCGACCCGCAGGAGCTCGCTCACGGCGCGGTGCTGCACCTGACTCAGGGCGCTGAGATTGTCTTCGTTGGCGTTCGGCACAACAGAAGAGGGTACGTGGCCCGGCGAGCCGGGGCCGCCCAGTTTCGGCGCTGCCGGACGTACGCTTGGGTAAGGGTGCAACCCGGTGTTTGCCGCCCATAAAGATCTATAGATACGTCCGCCTGCATACCGGCACACAGCGGGCGGCCCATGGTTCTTTCGCGATCTTGTGGCGCACTCCACGGCACTTCCCCTCAGCGCGCATCGTTACCATGCGTGGACGCACATTCCGACGACCACTGACGACGACGAGGGACGGGCGAACGCGTGGCCGAGGCGGCAGACTTCCCGGGGATGCATCCCTCACCTGCCCGCCGGTGGCTGCGGCGCACCGGCGCACTGCTCGCCGGGGCGCCCTTGCTGGCCGGTCTCCTTCAGCTGCCCGCGCAGGCCGCCGGCCAGTCCGGCGTCAAGGACTCCTCCGACGCGGGAACCGTGGCCGTCGCGGTCGACTCGCTCACCCCCGCCGCTCCCGGCGACGGGGACACCGTGACCGTCTCCGGCACGGTCACCAACAACGGCAAGCAGACGGTCACCGACGCCCACGTGGGCCTGAGTGTGGGCTCCCCGCTCACCACCCGCTCGGCGATCGACAGTGCCGCCGACCACACGGACGCTCTCCCCGCCGACGGCACCGAGGTGGGCGGCAAGTACGTCGCCGAGTTCACCAGGCTCACGCCGGGCGTCGCCGAGCACTTCACCATCGCCGTCCCGGTCGCCAAGCTCGACCTCGACAAGGACGGCGTCTACCCGCTGAGCGTCACCCTGTCCGGCGAGACGTCGGCCAGGCAGTGGGAACAGGTGCTCGGCGTCCAGCGGACCTTCCTGCCGTGGCAGCCCGACACCGCGGACACCCGTACCCGGACGACCGTGCTGTGGCCGCTGACCTCCGGCGTCCACATGACGGCTGAGACCGGCTCGAACGCCCAGCAGACGCCGGTCTTCCTCAACGACGACCTGGCCCGTGAGATCGCTCCCGGAGGCCGTCTCGAC includes:
- a CDS encoding CCA tRNA nucleotidyltransferase, translated to MPNANEDNLSALSQVQHRAVSELLRVAPVADDLARRFQEAGFSLALVGGSVRDALLGRLGNDLDFTTDARPEDVLKIVRPWADSVWEVGIAFGTVGVQKEARVEGVDRCFQIEVTTYRSEAYDRTSRKPEVSYGDSIEQDLVRRDFTVNAMAVALPEKVFIDPHGGLDDLAARVLRTPGTPEESFSDDPLRMMRAARFAAQLDFEVAPDVVTAMTEMAGRIEIVSAERVRDELNKLILSTRPRKGLALLADTGIADHVLPELPALRLESDEHHRHKDVYEHTLIVLEQAMDLEEEGPDLVLRLAALLHDIGKPRTRRFEKDGRVSFHHHEVVGAKMTKKRMTALKYSNELVKDVSRLVELHLRFHGYGMGEWTDSAVRRYVRDAGPLLERLHKLTRSDCTTRNKRKAASLSRAYDGLEERIAQLKEKEQLDAIRPDLDGNQIMEILGIGPGPAIGNAYKHLLELRLEHGPMEHDAAVTALKQWWAEQG